One Beggiatoa leptomitoformis DNA segment encodes these proteins:
- the pilQ gene encoding type IV pilus secretin family protein has protein sequence MSLGSFSTAQAAINQLDKVGFSTLPGNRVQINLDFAGNAQTPISFSTENPARIVLDFPNTAMRVDNRSQVIGIGAVQGANVVETNDRTRVVLNLVRLVPFTIQSQGNRVYVEVANVGNQIAPPANSPITAVSQKAATLSAKAVEAPRGPRIENINFKRTREDSAQIIITLSDPESIVNIQREVNDLIVDIEDTALPESLDRKLDVTDFATPVSFIDAKQQGKNVRMVITPKNNEFDHLAYQSDNQYIIEVKPLTADEKETLKKTDPAYAGQRVSFNIQNIPVSSALMLLTELPGVNLNIITSPAVSQLPPISLRLKNVPWDQALEIILQSQGLGKKQIGNVMTIDLKTNLDERERKELEAQKAIKELEPVVTRQFQINYAKASDLVSLLRESSAEKSHSFLSERGSVTQDVRTNKLIIQDTATKLDEIAVLVAAIDTPIRQVLIEGRVVIAEESFGKSLGVKFGYGADQDLGSGYGVVVGGKTTGDTEFSSGTSFQVDGNEGLMVSLPAVASAIGASATSQTASVGLAIGKIGSYLLQLELSALQVEGRGEVISSPRVVTSNQKKATVLQGVEFPVAGTAGVGATAAPTFKEALLQLDVTPQITPDDRVIMDLNVKKDDVASTSGSINRREVETQVLVDNGETVVLGGVYEQKTENKVERVPFFSDLPLVGNLFKTRTNTENKSELLIFITPRIIKGNS, from the coding sequence ACATTGCCAGGTAATCGGGTACAAATTAATTTAGATTTTGCAGGTAATGCACAAACGCCTATCAGCTTTTCTACAGAAAATCCTGCACGGATTGTTCTAGATTTTCCCAATACAGCTATGCGGGTAGATAACCGTTCTCAAGTTATTGGGATTGGTGCTGTACAAGGGGCTAATGTTGTAGAGACCAATGACCGCACACGAGTTGTCTTAAACCTCGTGCGCCTTGTCCCCTTTACCATTCAATCACAAGGTAATCGAGTTTATGTAGAAGTGGCCAATGTAGGCAATCAAATTGCGCCACCCGCTAACTCACCCATTACTGCTGTCAGCCAAAAGGCTGCGACTTTATCTGCTAAGGCCGTTGAAGCTCCTCGGGGCCCTCGTATTGAAAATATTAATTTTAAACGGACGCGTGAAGATTCTGCACAAATCATTATTACCCTCTCAGACCCAGAATCTATTGTTAATATTCAGCGTGAAGTCAATGACCTTATCGTTGATATAGAAGATACGGCTTTACCAGAAAGTTTAGATCGTAAATTAGACGTAACGGATTTCGCGACACCTGTCAGCTTTATCGATGCTAAACAACAAGGAAAGAATGTTCGTATGGTCATTACTCCAAAAAACAATGAGTTTGACCATCTTGCTTATCAATCAGACAATCAATACATCATAGAGGTCAAACCACTAACCGCCGATGAAAAGGAAACGCTAAAGAAAACTGATCCAGCCTATGCAGGACAACGGGTTTCCTTCAATATCCAAAATATCCCTGTCAGTAGTGCCTTGATGTTACTGACTGAATTACCGGGCGTTAATCTCAATATCATCACCAGCCCAGCGGTTAGCCAACTTCCTCCTATTAGTTTGCGGTTAAAAAACGTTCCTTGGGACCAAGCATTGGAAATTATTTTACAATCTCAAGGGTTGGGTAAAAAACAGATTGGTAATGTGATGACCATTGACTTAAAAACCAATTTGGATGAGCGCGAACGTAAAGAATTAGAAGCACAAAAAGCTATAAAAGAGCTTGAACCTGTTGTGACCAGACAATTTCAAATCAACTATGCTAAAGCCAGTGATTTAGTTAGCTTACTACGCGAAAGTTCCGCAGAAAAAAGTCATTCTTTTCTGTCTGAGCGTGGTAGCGTGACACAAGATGTAAGAACCAACAAATTGATTATTCAGGATACAGCAACAAAGCTGGATGAAATTGCCGTGCTTGTTGCGGCGATTGATACCCCTATCAGACAGGTTCTTATCGAAGGACGTGTGGTAATTGCTGAAGAAAGTTTTGGCAAAAGTTTAGGTGTTAAATTTGGGTATGGTGCTGATCAAGATTTAGGCAGTGGTTATGGCGTTGTTGTTGGGGGTAAAACGACAGGTGACACCGAATTTAGTTCAGGTACATCCTTCCAAGTTGATGGTAATGAAGGCTTAATGGTCTCACTGCCTGCAGTTGCCTCTGCAATTGGTGCAAGTGCTACATCACAAACAGCCTCGGTTGGATTGGCGATTGGGAAAATTGGTAGCTACTTATTGCAATTAGAGTTATCAGCTTTACAGGTAGAGGGGCGTGGAGAGGTTATTTCTAGCCCACGTGTTGTCACCTCAAACCAAAAAAAGGCGACTGTTTTGCAAGGGGTAGAATTCCCTGTTGCAGGAACGGCTGGGGTAGGTGCTACAGCAGCACCTACCTTTAAAGAAGCCTTGTTACAATTGGATGTTACACCACAAATAACCCCTGATGATCGTGTCATCATGGATTTAAACGTGAAAAAAGACGATGTAGCATCAACTTCAGGTTCAATTAATCGCCGTGAAGTGGAAACACAGGTGTTAGTTGATAATGGAGAAACCGTTGTGTTAGGTGGGGTTTACGAACAGAAGACGGAAAACAAAGTGGAACGTGTCCCATTTTTTAGTGACTTGCCACTGGTTGGCAATCTCTTTAAAACAAGAACAAACACAGAGAATAAATCTGAATTGCTTATCTTTATTACACCTAGAATTATTAAAGGTAATTCCTAA